GGCTGGCGGAATCGCTGGAGCGGGCGACCGCCGACGCGCGGCATTACCCGGAGATCTGAGCGACCGAACGGCGTCCTTATTTGCGCGACGACTAAGGAAACACGCAAACCTTCGTTTCTGCGTGACAGGCGGCCATCTGTAATGGCGGGATTGCTTCACTGCGAGCCGCCATGTCCGCCGTTCTCGATTCCGCTTCCTCCACCTCGACGTTCGACATCCGCCCCCTGCACGATTCGCTGGGCGCGGAAGTCGTCGGCCTGGACCTCTCCCGGCCGCTTTCCGACGCCGATTTCGCGCGCATCCACCGCGCTCATCTCGATCACCATGTGCTGGTCTTCCGCGACCAGCGCATCACGCCGGCCGAGCACGTGGCCTTCAGCCGCCGTTTCGGCCCGCTGCAGATCCACGTGCTGAAGGACTTCCAGCTCGCCGGCCACCCCGAGATCCTGATCGTCTCCAACATCAAGAACGACGATGGCAAACCCATCGGGCTAGGCGACGCCGGTTACTTCTGGCATTCGGACCTGTCGTACAAGGCCGTTCCCAGCCTCGGCTCGCTGCTGCATGCGCAGGAACTGCCCTCCGAAGGCGGCGACACCCTCTTCGCCAATCAGCACGCGGCCTGGGACGAGCTGCCCGAAGCGCTGAAAAACGCCGTCGGCGGCCTGCAGGCCGAGCACAGCTACCTGGCCCGCTACGAGGAACTGCGCCAGCGCAGCCCCTGGCGGCCCAAGCTCACCGAAGCCCAGCTCGCGGAGGTGATCCCCGCCGTGCATCCCGTCGTGCGCACCCATCCGGAAACCGGTCGCAAGGCGCTTTTCGTCAGCGAACACTTCACCACCCGCATCGTCGGCCTGCCCGAGGACGAGAGCCGCGCGCTGCTCGCCGAGCTGTTCGCGCACAGCGTGCAGGACCGCTTCGTCTACCGCCACCGGTGGCAGCCGCACGACCTGGTGTTCTGGGACAACCGCTCGGTGATGCATCTGGCGGCCGGCACGCCGGACCACCTGCGCCGCCGGCTCAACCGCACCACCGTCGAGGGCGACCTGCCCTTCTGACATGCAATCCGCTCTTCACCTCGCGGCGTCCCAAACGCCCCGCACGCCACCCATCGCCCCGCTGCCGGCCACACCGCTGCTGCGCATCGACCGGGTCAGCATCGACTACCCGCTCGCCGACCGCTCGGTGCGCGCGGTGCACCGCGTCAGCCTCGACGTGCACGACGGCGACCGATTCATCCTGCTCGGCGCCTCGGGTTGCGGCAAGTCCTCGCTGCTCAAGGCCATCGGCGGTTTCATCCCGACCAGCGAAGGCACGATCGAACTCGCCGGCCGCCCGGTGCAACGCCCGGGGCCGGACCGTGCCATGGTCTTCCAGGAATTCGACCAGCTGCCGCCCTGGCTCACCGTCGCCCAGAACGTCGCGTTTCCCTTGCGCGCCACCGGCGTCAAGCGCCGCGAGGCCGCCGAACGTGCCGCGGCTTATGTCGACAAGGTGGGACTGGCGCGCTTCGCCGACGCCTACCCACACCAGCTCTCCGGCGGCATGAAGCAGCGGGTGGCCATCGCCCGCGCCCTGGCGCTGCAGCCGCGTGTGCTGCTGATGGACGAGCCCTTCGCCGCGCTCGACGCCCTCACCCGCCAGCGCATGCAGCAGGAGTTGCTGGAGCTGTGGGCCGAGTTCCGCTTCACGCTCGTCTTCGTCACCCACGCCATCGACGAGGCCCTGCTGCTGGGCAGCCGCATCGCGGTGCTGTCGCCGCATCCGGGCCGGCTGCGCGCCGAGATCGACGCCTCGCGCTTCGGCACCGACGACGTGGCCGGTGCCGACTTCCGCGCCGCCACGCAGCGCATCCACGGCCTGCTCTTCGAAAAACCGCATCGGGAGCACGCATGACGTCGATCGCCGTACTGCCCCGGCCGGATGTCGAATACGCCCTGGTCGACGTACCCGCCGAGATCGCCGCACCGACCCGCTCGGCCTGGCAGCGCTTCTGGAGTCACGACGGCGTGCGCCGCGCGGTGGTGGTCGCCGCTTTTCTGGCCGGCTGGGAAATCATCGCCCGCCTGCAGGCCAACGACCTGATGCTGCCGACCTTCGGCCAGACGCTGCTGGCGCTGATCGACGGCTTTCGCACCGGCGAGTTGCCGGCCAAGGCGGGCATCTCGCTGGCGCTGCTGCTCAAGGGCTATGCGGCCGGCGTGGCCTGCGCCTTCGTGCTGACCAGCGTGGCGGTGGCCACCCGCTGGGGCCGCGACCTGCTGTTCACCCTCACTTCCATGCTCAACCCGCTGCCGCCCATCGCCCTGTTGCCGCTGGCGCTGCTGTGGTTCGGCCTGGGCCAGGCGAGCCTGGTCTTCGTGCTGGTGCATTCGGTGCTGTGGCCGCTGGCCCTGGCCACGCTCACCGGCTTCCAGTCGGTACCCGCCACGCTGCGCATGGCCGGCCGCAACTACGGCCTGGGCGGTGTGCGTTATGTGCTGCGCCTGCTGGTGCCGGCCGCGCTGCCGTCGATCCTGTCGGGTCTGAAGATCGGCTGGGCTTTCGCCTGGCGCACGCTGATCGCGGCCGAGTTGGTGTTCGGTGCGTCGTCCGGCAAGGGGGGCCTCGGCTGGTACATCTTCCAGAACCGCAACGAGCTCTACACCGACAAGGTTTTCGCCGGCCTGGCGGTGGTCATCGCGATCGGCCTGGCGGTGGACCTGATCGTCTTCGGCACCCTCGAAAAACTCACCGTCCGGCGCTGGGGCACCCTGCAGTGAGCCGGCATGTCTTCGATTCCATCCATCCACTTCCGACCCGCTACCTTTCCATGACATCGCGTATCGCATCGTTCGTCGTCGCCACCGCCCTCGCCGGCGGCACCCTGGCCGCCCACGCAGAGGGCCAGATCCGCATCGCCCAGCAGTTCGGCATCGGCTACCTGCTGCTCGACGTGGTGCAGGACCAGAAGCTCATCGAGAAACATGGCAAGGCGCTGGGCGTGGACGTGAAGGTGGACTGGAACCAGATCTCCGGTGCCACCGCCATGAACGAGGCGCTGCTGGCCAACTCGCTCGACGTGGTATCTGCCGGCGTGCCGCCGATGCTCACGCTGTGGGACCGTACCAGGGGCCGGCAGAACGTGAAGGCCATCGCGGCGCTGGGATCGCTGCCCAACTACCTGATCACCAACAACCCCAAGGTGCAGAACATCAAGGACCTGAGCGACAAGGACCGTATCGCCGTGCCCGCCGCCGGCACCGGTTTCCAGTCGCGCACCCTGCAGATCGAAACCGCCAAGGTCTTCGGCAAGGACGAGTTCAAGAAGTTCGACAATATCTCGGTCAGCCTGCCGCACCCGGACGCCACCGCCGCACTCATCTCCGGCGGCTCGGAAATCAACACGCACTTCTCGAGCGCGCCCTTCTACTACCAGGCGATCGACGCCAACAAGGCGGTGCACAAGATCATCAGCAGCTACGACATCCTGGGCGGCCCGGCCACCTTCAACGTGCTCTACACCACGCAGAAGTTCCACGACGAGAACCCCAAGACCTACAAGGCCTTCTACGCAGCGCTGCTGGAAGCCGCCGACTACGTGCGCCGCGACAAGGCCGGCGCGGCGCAGACCTTCATCCGGGTGCAGAAGTCCAAGCTCTCGCCGGAATTCGTGCGCCGCATCGTCGAGGATCCGGAGAACGACTTCACCGCCTCGCCGCACCGCACCTTCGTCTATGCCGACGAGCTGAACAAGCTCGGCGTGCTCAAGACCAAGGCCGGTTCGTGGAAGGACTACTTCTTCGAAGAGGCCTACGCCCAGCCGGGCAGCTGAGCGCGGGGGCAAGGCCCGCGCGGGTCAGGGCAGCGTGGCGCGCACCAGCTGGTCGTCGTTGATCATCACCAGTTGCTTCACCCCGGTCGCCACGGCCGAGCGGATGCCGGGCACCAGCTTGGGATCGTTGCCGTAGACGATGCCGGTCTGCACCGTCGGGATCAACTGGGTCAGCACGCCGGTATCGGGCGCGAGGCCGAAGATGCCTTCGCTGGTCGTCAGAAAGATGTTGCCCGCCGGGTCGATCACGATCCGGGTGCTGCCCCGGTTGAGAAAGGTGCCGCTGGTCGCCAGCGTGCTCACGCTGCCGTCGGGCGCCACGCGGCGCACCGTCGCGTACGGCTGCGCATCGTCGATGACCCACAGGGTCCCGTCCGGCGTGAAGGCGATCGATGCCGGCAGCGACAGACGGGCGGTGCCGCGCGGACCGTCTTCGGCGCCGAGCGACCCCAGCTCGCCGGCGAAGGTGCTCACGTTGCCGGCCGGGTCGATGCGCCGGATCGCCGAATTGAATTGATCGGCCACGAACACCGCCCCGCCCGGCCCCACCGCCAGGCTCTGCACCCCCTGGAAACGCGCCGCTGCCGCCGCACCGTTGGCCGTGCCGCTGACCGACTTGGAGCCGGCGAGGCTGGCCACCGTGCGTGTCGCCGGGTCGAGCCGCCGCACGTCGTGGAGGTCGGCGAAGTAGATGGTGCCGTCGGCGGCCACCGTCACCGCCTGGCCGCCGGCGGCCACCTGCGCGATGTTGTCGCGCCCGTCGAGGTTGTTGACCGCGCCGGGCAGCCCGATCAGCGGCGTGATGCGGCCGTCGGCGGCCAGGCGGCGCACCGTGGTCTGCTCGGCCAGCACCAGGCTGCCGTCGGGCGAGGCGCCGATCTGGCTCAGGTTGACCAGGCGTGGCGGCAGCTGCGCCAGCACGCCGTTGCCGTCCGGATGGGAGGTGTTGAACCAGGCCTCGTGGGCGATGGTGGTGAGGTAGCCGTCGGCTGCCGCCACCCGCAGCGCGCCGTTGTTGAAGTCGGTGAAGACCACGCGGCCGTCGCCGATGGCGGCCACGCCGCCGGTTTCGGATCCGCCGATGAAGCCGGTGCCGGGCGGCCCGTCGATCAGCGCGGTGGGTGATGGCGTCGGCGGCGCGCCGCGGCTGCCGGCCAGGGTGCGCACCGTGCCGGTGGTGAGATCGACGGCGCGGATCAGGCCGCTGAAGGCGTCGAGGTCGCGGGCATAAAGCGTGTTGCCGTCCACCGTCATGCCGCGCAGGTTGAGGAACGTGCCCGCGCCGGCCGGGCCGTCGACGGTGACATTGGCATTGCTCGGGCCGCCGCCGGCCACTGTCTGCACCACGCCGGCCGCATTGCCCACGCGGGTGATGCGCCGCAGATAGCGGTTACCGGTATCGGCGACATACACCGTGTTGTCGCCCGCCACCGCAACGCCATACACCACGTGGAAGCGCGCACTGGCGGCCGGCCCGTCCTGGTAGCCGAAGCCGGCGGCCGGGTTGCCGGCATAGGTGGTGACCACGCCCGCGGGCGTGACGCGGCGAATCGCGTAGTTGCCGGTGTCGGCCACGTAGAGATCGCCGTCCGGCCCGGCCGCGAGCGCGATCGGCAGGTTGAAGCTCGCCGCGCCGCCGATGCCATCGGCGCGGCCGGCGGCCGCATAGGGCGTGCCGGCGATGGTGGTGACGGTGCCGTCCGGCGCGATCCGGCGCACCACGCGGGCGGTCGGTTCGGTCACGAACAGATTGCCCGACGCATCGGCGGCGATGCTGCTCGGCGCGTTGAAGCGTGCCGCCGTGCCCACTCCGTCGATGGTGGCCAAATCATTGACCGCCCCCGCCACCAGCGTGATGGTCGACAGGTCGGCCGACAGCCGGCGCACCGTGGAGCCGGCGACGAATGCGTAGCTGCCAGAAGCCTCGCGCACGATGCCGTTGGGCTGGTCGACGATGGCCTGGTCGCGCACGCCGCTGACCGGCACGCGCGCCAGCGTGGCGGCTACCGCCGCCGTCACGCTCAGGGTAGCGACCGCACTGGTCGTGGCCGACAGCCCGCCACACGACACCTGCGCCCGGAACTGCGCGCCGTTGTCGCTGCTCGCCGGCGCCATGCTGTAGGTGGTGGCGGTGGCCCCGGCGATGTCGGCGAACACCCCGCCGCTGCCGCGCTGCCATTGCACGGTGAAGTTGCGCGCGCTGCAGCCGCCCGCCACGGTGAAGCTGGCGGTCGTGCCGGCCGATGCGCTCTGGCTGCTCGGCTGCGCGCTCAGCGACAGCACCGGCGGCGTGGCGGCCGGTGTCACGGTGAGCGTGGCGTTGTCACTGGTGGCGTTGCCGGCGGCGTTGCTCACCACCGCGCGGAAGATGGCACCGCTGTCGGTCGATGCGGCGGCGGCGAGGGTGTAGGTGGCGGCGGTCGCGCCGGCGATGGCGCTGCCGTTGCGCTGCCACTGGTAGCTCAGTGGCGCGGTGCCGGTCGCCGTCACGCTGAAGGCGGCGACCTGGCCTTCGACCACGGTGGTGCCGGCGGGCTGGGTGGTGATGGCGGGGGCCACGTCCACCTCGCCCGGGCTGCCGCCGCCGCCCGGGGCCACGACCGGCGGCGGGGTGTCGCCACCGGCGGCCGGATCGTTGCTGCCGCCGCAGGAGGCCAGCGCCATGCAGAGCGCGGCGGCCAATGTGCGGCAGGCGTGCGGTGGTGGAAGCCAGCGTGAGAGAGCGATAACCAGCCCTTGCCACCGGCCGATGGCGCGGCGTTCAGGAAAGGTCAGCCTGGCGAAATTCGTCATTGCCACTCCTTGATGAAAACCGGTCGGCCCGCAGGCCGGTCAGATCGGGCACGCCGGCCTGCATGCGCTGGCGCAGGCGCTTCCATTGCATGCGGCGGCGCATGGCGATCACGGTGACGCAGCCGCAGCCGACCAGGTTGATCAACGAGATCAGCACGAAGGGCAGGTCGTGAAGCACCAGCAGGCCGTAGAGCGTGCTGGTGGCCTGAGCCAGGACCCAGGAGCCCCAGGTCAGAACCGAGACGGAGCGGGCGCCGTCGGTACAGCGCCAGACCACGATGATCTGCGGGAGGTAGGTGACGAGCCGGGTGGCGTTGGTGAGGAGGTAGAGCCAGGCGATCAGGCCTAGCCAGCTGTTGTCGATGTCTGACGGGTGGACGGGCATGTCAGTACTGCCCTGCGCTGGCTTTTCTTGCGCTTTGGTCTGTCGTGTTGCTGGAGCCGTCTTGCTGCCTCATGACCCGCCTCTCTTGGTGGAGCCCTTCTGTGAAGGAGTGGCGGAACTTTAGGTAGGTCGAGCTATGGTGGAAATGCCGCGATGGCGTGAGAGGGTCGCGTGTTTGCGGGATGGACTTCCGGGTTGTTGGTCTTGCTGGACCGGCTTGGGTTCATCGCTTTCTTCTATTGGTCGGGGGGCTAGCTGGGGGCTTGCTCTTTGCCGGGCTGGCCGCTCGTTTTCTTTTTTCTTCTCTATGCAGAGGGTGGAGCTGGGGGCTTGCTCTTTGCTAGGTCAGCTTGTCTTTTTTCTTTTCTTCTCTCTTCCGAGGGTGGAGCTGGGGGCTTGCGCGCCCCCAGACCCGCGGTAACTGATACCTTGTGGGCCAGCTTCCCTTCGCGCGAAGGAGGCCCGTTGCGGTGACCCTGTGCGGTAACTTGGGATCAGATCCTGCAAGAAAGACTGGTGCACGGTGACGGATTCGACGTCGTAGCTCGAACGGTGTCTTGGGGCGCCAGCGGCCCGCGCGGGCCGCTGGCTGACCCCGCGTATCAGGTTGGGAGAGTCGGATAGCGTGCGTTTTTGCGGAGTCACGGCGATGAACTCTCAAGTGGGCGTGGATGTCAGCAAGGCCAAGCTCGATGCGGCATTGCTCAATGAACAGGGCAAGTACAGGACGAAGGTTTTTGCCAACACGGCGGGCGGTTGTGCGGCCTTGCTCGACTGGTTGGCCGCACACGTTGCGGGCGGCATCTCGCAGGTGCATGTCTGCATGGAGGCCACCGGCACGTACCACGAGCTGCTCGCGCTCGCGCTTCATGACCGGGGTGTTCTGGTCTCGGTAGCCAACCCGATGAAGGTCAAGCGCTTCATCGAGGTGGAGGGCACGCGCAACAAGACCGACAGTGCGGACGCCAGGAGCCTGGCGAGGTTCTGCCGGATGACGCGGCCTGAGGCGTGGGAGGCGCCGAGCAAGGCGGTGCGGGAGTTGCAGGCACTCGTGGCGCGACTGGACACGCTGCAGCAGATGCGCCAGAGCGAGCTCAATCGCCTGGACGTGGCGCACGGTGCGGTGCAGGCTTCGCTGCAGGAGATGATCGAAGTGCTCACGAAATCGATCGAGGAAGTCCAGCGCAGGATCCGCCGGACCATCGACGACGATCCCGATCTTCAAAGGCGTGACGGCCTGCTGCAGAGCATTCCGGGCATTGGAGAGCGGACGGTGGCGCAATTGCTGGCCTACATCGGACGTCCCGAACGGTTCAAGTCGGCCAAGGCGCTGGCGGCGTATGCGAGTGTCTCGCCGTTGATCAGGCAGTCGGGCACATCGCTCAACAAGCATCACGGCACGCATGCGCAGGGGCATCGAGAACTGAAGAAGGCGCTGTACTTCCCGGCCATGACGGCCAGCCGCTTCAACCCGGTGATCAAGGCCTTCAGCCAACGTCTGAAGGCGCAGAACAAACCCAACAAGGTCGTTTTGGTGGCGTGCATGCATAAGTTGCTGGCGATCGCTTTTGGCGTACTTCGATCGGGAAAACCGTTCGATCCGAGCCTGGCTTGCTCGGCCAGGGCTTGACGATCAACACGGTGTCTTTCTTTTCTGGCAAAAAAGAAAGTCACCAAAGAAAGTTGCCTTGAAGACGAGCTCGAGGCTCGGTCGGGCCATAGCTTCGCTCGGCCTGGGGAATGTGCCTTCGAACGCTCTAGCGGCAACAGTTTGGACAAGGGTCGATCCAGTGCCTCTGCCCCTGCTTCGCAGGGTCGGGGCTGAGAGGGTAAGAACAGGTGACCGCACTGAGCACAGCGACGGGGCCGCGCTGCTCCGATGGCCACGCGCGCTGCTTGCACGGCCGAGATTGCACTGGCGCGTCGAATGGTCATATGACATGACCGCTGACCGGCTGAGAACCGGGCGCACTGACCAAATCGACGAGCGGGGCGAATCGACGCGGCTGATCGCTCCGGCCACACCCCGGCGCGCAGCGAGCATGGCGATTGAACCAGCGCGGCCCCCTTACCGTGCTCAGTGCGGTGAACTGTCCTTACCCTCTCAGCCTCGACCCGCGAAGCGGGGCCATGGCTCTGGATCGACCCTTGTCCAAACTGTTGCCGCTAGAGCGTTCGAAGGCACATTCCCCAGGCCGAGCGAAGCAATGGCCCGACCGAGCTTCGAGCTCGTCTTCAAGGGTTTTTCTTTGGTGACTTTCTTTTGTCCCAACAAAAGAAAGTTACCGCGGGTCTGGGGGCGCGCAAGCCCCCAGCTCCACCCTCGGAAGAGAGAAGAAAAGAAAAAAGACAAGCTGACCTAGCAAAGTGCAAGCCCCCAGGCAAAGGCAAAGGCAAAGGCAAAGGCAAAGGCAAAGGCAAAGGCAAAGGCAAAGGCAAAGGCAAAGGCAAGGACTCAAGCCAACAAAGGCTCCACCCCCGAAGGAATCCGAGAAAGCGGAATCCTCAGCACCACCCGCGTGCCCCCGGCGCCGGATCGCACATCCAACTCCCCCCCCAGCTGCCGAGCCCGCGCCTGCATATTCCCGATCCCCCGCCCCGCCCGGTGCCGAACCGCATTGCTCCCCTGCCCGTCGTCGGAAACCTCCAACTCCAGACTGTCCCCGCTCTGCCGCAGATCCACCCGCACATTGCGCGCCTTGGCATGCTTGAGCACATTGGTCAGCGCCTCCTGCGCGATCCGCAGCAACTGCAGTGCCGACTGCCGCGACAGCCGAAACGCCGGCTCCGGCAGATCGACAGACCACCCCGGCGTCACCTGCGCGTCCTGCATCAGCGACTGCCAGCGAAACAGAAAATTGCCCAGCGCCGACTGAAAGTCATCCCCCGGCGCCAGCACCTCCAGCGCCAGCCGCATGTCGGCGATGCAGTCGCGCAGCATCTGCGCGATCTGCCCGTGCGTCATGTCCCCCCGCTCCACCCGCAGCAGCGAGGTGAACAGGCGCGACCCCAGCCCGTCGTGGATCTCCCGCATGATGAGTTCACGCTCCTGCGCCGCCGCGTTGCTGCGTTGCAGCTCGGCCATGCGCTCGTAGTTCTCGGCCAGAAACCGCTCGCGCTGCGCCACCCGGTCCTCGAGCGTCTCGTTGAGATCGGCCAGGCTGGTGTTGGCCCGCTCCATGCCCGAAAGCGCATCCAGAAACCGCGCCGTGAGCAGCCCGCCGAGCCCGAACAGCACCAGGTCGGCACCGAAATGCAGCAGAAAGATGCGCTGCCCCACCCACCAGCCCGGCAAGAAATGCGACAGCGCGCCGTTGTCCCAGGCGACCAGGTAGTCGTGCATGCCGGTCAGCACCGCCACCGCCAGCGTGGTCGGCATGATCACCGCGGCCAC
The nucleotide sequence above comes from Xylophilus sp. GOD-11R. Encoded proteins:
- a CDS encoding ABC transporter permease; this translates as MTSIAVLPRPDVEYALVDVPAEIAAPTRSAWQRFWSHDGVRRAVVVAAFLAGWEIIARLQANDLMLPTFGQTLLALIDGFRTGELPAKAGISLALLLKGYAAGVACAFVLTSVAVATRWGRDLLFTLTSMLNPLPPIALLPLALLWFGLGQASLVFVLVHSVLWPLALATLTGFQSVPATLRMAGRNYGLGGVRYVLRLLVPAALPSILSGLKIGWAFAWRTLIAAELVFGASSGKGGLGWYIFQNRNELYTDKVFAGLAVVIAIGLAVDLIVFGTLEKLTVRRWGTLQ
- a CDS encoding TauD/TfdA family dioxygenase, whose translation is MSAVLDSASSTSTFDIRPLHDSLGAEVVGLDLSRPLSDADFARIHRAHLDHHVLVFRDQRITPAEHVAFSRRFGPLQIHVLKDFQLAGHPEILIVSNIKNDDGKPIGLGDAGYFWHSDLSYKAVPSLGSLLHAQELPSEGGDTLFANQHAAWDELPEALKNAVGGLQAEHSYLARYEELRQRSPWRPKLTEAQLAEVIPAVHPVVRTHPETGRKALFVSEHFTTRIVGLPEDESRALLAELFAHSVQDRFVYRHRWQPHDLVFWDNRSVMHLAAGTPDHLRRRLNRTTVEGDLPF
- a CDS encoding ABC transporter substrate-binding protein; this encodes MTSRIASFVVATALAGGTLAAHAEGQIRIAQQFGIGYLLLDVVQDQKLIEKHGKALGVDVKVDWNQISGATAMNEALLANSLDVVSAGVPPMLTLWDRTRGRQNVKAIAALGSLPNYLITNNPKVQNIKDLSDKDRIAVPAAGTGFQSRTLQIETAKVFGKDEFKKFDNISVSLPHPDATAALISGGSEINTHFSSAPFYYQAIDANKAVHKIISSYDILGGPATFNVLYTTQKFHDENPKTYKAFYAALLEAADYVRRDKAGAAQTFIRVQKSKLSPEFVRRIVEDPENDFTASPHRTFVYADELNKLGVLKTKAGSWKDYFFEEAYAQPGS
- a CDS encoding IS110 family transposase, translated to MNSQVGVDVSKAKLDAALLNEQGKYRTKVFANTAGGCAALLDWLAAHVAGGISQVHVCMEATGTYHELLALALHDRGVLVSVANPMKVKRFIEVEGTRNKTDSADARSLARFCRMTRPEAWEAPSKAVRELQALVARLDTLQQMRQSELNRLDVAHGAVQASLQEMIEVLTKSIEEVQRRIRRTIDDDPDLQRRDGLLQSIPGIGERTVAQLLAYIGRPERFKSAKALAAYASVSPLIRQSGTSLNKHHGTHAQGHRELKKALYFPAMTASRFNPVIKAFSQRLKAQNKPNKVVLVACMHKLLAIAFGVLRSGKPFDPSLACSARA
- a CDS encoding ABC transporter ATP-binding protein, whose product is MQSALHLAASQTPRTPPIAPLPATPLLRIDRVSIDYPLADRSVRAVHRVSLDVHDGDRFILLGASGCGKSSLLKAIGGFIPTSEGTIELAGRPVQRPGPDRAMVFQEFDQLPPWLTVAQNVAFPLRATGVKRREAAERAAAYVDKVGLARFADAYPHQLSGGMKQRVAIARALALQPRVLLMDEPFAALDALTRQRMQQELLELWAEFRFTLVFVTHAIDEALLLGSRIAVLSPHPGRLRAEIDASRFGTDDVAGADFRAATQRIHGLLFEKPHREHA